Proteins encoded within one genomic window of Desulfurobacterium indicum:
- a CDS encoding ABC transporter substrate-binding protein, which translates to MRLISSKGRVLLVLLPFFFFSCYEPVGEPVGNSTLGKRVNPSKVHFQKGIYGGVLYDSSSSDPKTFNLVFAHETSSTGAVGGLFEGLTDVDIKTLKPTGRLAVSWEFKAKGTRWIFHLRKNVRWFDGKPFTADDVVFTYKDIYFNHRYPNSVKDMFEIDGKLPEVKKLDNYTVEFILPEPFAPLLYSLSAAIFPKHALEKSVKDGSFKNIWTISTPPEKLIGTGPYKLVKYVPGQYLVYERNPYYYMKDSYGSKLPYVEKKVTYILPQKDTELLKFKNGEIDFYGLSGDDFPSLKKEEKYKNFTIYNLGPSLTADFLCFNEKKRAIPDWKWKLFSNATFRRAISHAVDRKGIVLTVYNGLGFPVYTPVTPANTLYYDKNAPKFPYDLKKAKKLLESLGLKDRNGDGWLETPDGHKVEFNLLTNSNNPARVRIGTILKFDFKRLGIDVHFQPLDFNNLVDKLLNTHDFDAVIIGLTGSMDPNGGKNVWKSSGQLHLWNPGQKKPATKWEAEVDRLFDEGVKELDFKKRVKIYKEVYRIICRQQPVIYIAAPIVLEAARDRVKNYFPTIWGIYKPEKIFIKE; encoded by the coding sequence TTGAGACTGATAAGCTCAAAGGGCAGGGTGCTTTTGGTACTTCTGCCCTTTTTCTTTTTTTCATGTTATGAACCTGTTGGAGAACCTGTTGGTAATAGTACTCTCGGGAAGAGAGTAAACCCCTCAAAAGTTCATTTTCAAAAAGGTATCTATGGGGGAGTTCTTTACGATTCTTCATCGTCTGATCCAAAAACTTTTAACCTTGTTTTTGCCCATGAGACATCTTCAACAGGTGCTGTTGGTGGACTTTTTGAAGGTCTTACTGATGTTGACATTAAAACATTAAAACCTACAGGTAGGCTTGCAGTTTCGTGGGAATTCAAAGCCAAAGGTACGAGGTGGATATTTCATTTAAGGAAAAATGTTAGGTGGTTTGACGGCAAACCTTTTACGGCTGACGATGTTGTTTTTACTTACAAAGATATCTACTTTAATCACCGTTATCCCAATTCTGTGAAGGATATGTTTGAAATCGACGGTAAACTTCCAGAGGTTAAAAAACTTGACAATTATACGGTTGAATTTATTTTGCCCGAACCTTTTGCTCCTCTTCTTTACTCACTTTCGGCTGCTATTTTTCCGAAGCATGCTCTTGAAAAATCTGTAAAGGATGGAAGCTTTAAAAATATCTGGACGATATCAACACCACCTGAAAAGCTTATAGGAACAGGACCTTATAAGCTTGTTAAGTATGTTCCTGGGCAATATCTCGTTTACGAGAGAAATCCCTACTATTACATGAAGGATAGTTATGGTAGTAAACTGCCTTATGTGGAAAAGAAGGTTACATATATTCTTCCACAAAAAGATACGGAGCTTTTAAAATTTAAAAATGGTGAAATAGACTTTTATGGCCTTTCGGGAGATGATTTTCCTTCTTTGAAAAAGGAAGAAAAATATAAAAATTTTACCATATATAATTTAGGTCCTTCTTTAACGGCAGATTTCTTGTGTTTTAATGAGAAAAAGAGAGCAATTCCCGACTGGAAGTGGAAGCTTTTTTCAAACGCAACTTTTAGAAGAGCCATTTCTCATGCTGTTGACAGAAAGGGTATAGTCCTAACAGTTTATAACGGTCTTGGTTTTCCTGTCTATACACCGGTTACGCCGGCCAACACTCTCTATTACGATAAAAATGCTCCAAAATTCCCTTATGATCTGAAAAAGGCGAAGAAGCTGCTGGAGAGTTTGGGGTTGAAAGATAGAAACGGAGACGGATGGCTTGAAACGCCTGACGGTCATAAAGTGGAATTTAATCTCCTTACAAATTCCAACAATCCTGCAAGGGTTCGGATAGGAACGATTTTAAAGTTTGATTTTAAAAGGCTTGGTATAGATGTTCACTTTCAGCCTCTTGATTTTAACAACCTTGTTGATAAGCTTCTTAACACTCATGATTTTGATGCCGTTATTATAGGACTTACAGGTTCGATGGATCCAAACGGTGGTAAAAATGTCTGGAAAAGTTCAGGTCAGCTCCATCTGTGGAATCCGGGACAGAAAAAGCCTGCAACAAAATGGGAAGCTGAAGTTGATAGACTTTTTGACGAAGGTGTGAAAGAGCTTGATTTTAAAAAGAGGGTGAAAATTTATAAGGAAGTTTACAGAATAATATGCCGGCAGCAACCGGTTATTTATATAGCTGCTCCTATTGTTCTTGAAGCTGCAAGGGACAGGGTTAAAAATTATTTTCCGACTATATGGGGAATCTATAAGCCAGAAAAAATCTTCATAAAAGAGTGA
- a CDS encoding sodium:proton antiporter has product MVEEIGAHMPLWLTIPFAGILLSIAVLPLMAPHFWHKHFGKVSAFWAVACAIPFIAMYGGTAVHDILHTILVEYIPFLVLLGALYTIAGGIYIKGSFVGKPIFNTVLLFIGAMLASFMGTTGAAMLLVRPLIRANRWRKYKTFVIVFFIFLVANIGGALTPLGDPPLFLGFLKGVPFFFTLRLIPIWMTAVVIVLGIFFAIDSYYYAKEDKSTIPIGDEKFEILGSINFLFLLGVLVAVLLSGIVHLPKINVLGVHLYLQDVLRDIFLLVLTVLSILLTPPMVREKNEFTWFPIKEVAILFIGIFIAMIPCLKILEAGEHGPAGGLIHMLSEPYHYFWATGTLSSFLDNAPTYLTFLMTALGKFYPGVPVKIAVHKLIATHSIYLEAISAGAVFFGAITYIGNAPNFMVASIAREQGVEMPSFFGYIVKYSIPVLVTTFVILTIIFFR; this is encoded by the coding sequence ATGGTTGAAGAGATAGGAGCGCATATGCCTCTATGGTTGACCATACCTTTTGCCGGAATTCTTCTTTCTATTGCTGTTTTGCCTCTTATGGCTCCTCATTTCTGGCACAAACATTTTGGTAAGGTTTCAGCTTTTTGGGCTGTTGCGTGTGCGATACCTTTTATCGCTATGTATGGCGGTACTGCGGTTCATGATATTTTGCACACAATTCTGGTTGAATATATTCCGTTTCTTGTTCTTCTTGGAGCCCTTTATACGATTGCAGGAGGTATCTATATAAAGGGTTCTTTTGTTGGAAAACCTATTTTTAATACAGTACTCCTTTTTATAGGTGCAATGCTTGCGTCGTTTATGGGAACGACTGGTGCTGCAATGCTTCTTGTTCGTCCTTTGATAAGAGCTAACAGATGGAGAAAGTATAAAACATTTGTAATTGTTTTCTTTATTTTTCTTGTTGCCAATATAGGCGGTGCATTAACGCCGCTTGGAGATCCTCCTCTGTTTTTAGGTTTCTTAAAGGGCGTGCCATTTTTCTTTACATTGAGGCTTATTCCTATATGGATGACGGCAGTTGTTATCGTCCTTGGGATATTCTTTGCCATAGATTCTTATTATTATGCGAAAGAGGATAAATCCACGATTCCAATAGGTGATGAGAAGTTTGAAATTTTAGGTTCAATAAATTTTCTTTTCCTTCTTGGTGTTCTTGTTGCTGTTCTTTTAAGTGGTATTGTTCATCTTCCTAAGATTAATGTTCTGGGTGTTCATCTTTACCTTCAGGATGTTTTGAGAGACATTTTCCTTCTTGTTCTGACAGTTCTTTCAATTCTTTTGACACCTCCAATGGTGAGAGAAAAGAACGAGTTTACCTGGTTTCCTATAAAAGAGGTTGCTATTCTCTTTATAGGTATTTTTATTGCTATGATTCCGTGTTTAAAAATTCTTGAGGCTGGTGAACACGGTCCTGCGGGTGGGTTGATTCATATGCTCTCTGAACCTTATCACTATTTCTGGGCTACGGGAACACTCTCTTCATTTCTTGATAACGCACCTACATATTTGACATTTTTAATGACAGCTCTTGGAAAGTTTTATCCGGGTGTTCCTGTTAAAATTGCTGTTCATAAGTTGATAGCCACTCATTCGATTTACCTTGAGGCTATATCCGCCGGTGCTGTTTTCTTTGGTGCGATTACCTATATCGGGAATGCGCCAAACTTTATGGTTGCTTCTATCGCAAGGGAACAGGGTGTTGAAATGCCCTCATTTTTCGGTTATATCGTTAAGTATTCAATTCCGGTTTTGGTTACAACGTTTGTGATTCTTACGATTATCTTTTTTAGATAA
- a CDS encoding glycosyltransferase family 9 protein — protein MRVLIIRLSSIGDVILVSSVFNALKKADVEIDILTDKSIASIFVPDHRIKKVMGVNKKKLSFYAIKELADTLKKENYDYVIDLHNILKTKLLTKFLPFKTVKYNKQSIWRREVIFFKFLKRKKQLYVPELYAKAVRKIGIEVSKNPTPDIFIPEETEKHISRLLPHKKFVVIAPGARWKGKAYPIRKYKKIAQILRRIGYEVVTVGGKADVEAGMEITGAYNLNFCGRLSLLESMAVIKKANFVISNDSSAVHMARAVKTKVAVIYGATHPCFGFAPLESEGTVIKKELPCNPCSIHGKVRCEHLKCLDISPKEVVTKALQMTSQ, from the coding sequence ATGAGAGTATTAATTATAAGACTCTCGTCAATAGGCGATGTAATACTGGTATCTTCAGTGTTTAACGCTCTGAAGAAGGCAGATGTGGAGATAGATATTCTAACCGATAAATCAATAGCATCTATCTTCGTACCGGATCACAGAATAAAAAAGGTAATGGGTGTAAATAAAAAGAAACTTTCTTTTTACGCAATAAAGGAACTGGCAGACACTCTCAAAAAAGAAAACTATGACTACGTTATCGATCTTCACAACATATTGAAAACCAAACTCCTTACAAAATTCTTACCTTTTAAAACGGTTAAATACAACAAACAATCGATATGGAGAAGAGAAGTTATATTCTTCAAATTCCTGAAACGAAAAAAACAGCTTTATGTTCCTGAACTTTACGCAAAGGCTGTGAGAAAAATCGGTATAGAAGTTTCCAAAAATCCGACACCTGACATATTTATTCCAGAAGAAACAGAAAAGCATATATCTCGCTTACTTCCCCACAAGAAATTCGTCGTCATCGCTCCAGGAGCAAGATGGAAAGGAAAAGCCTATCCGATAAGAAAATACAAAAAAATCGCCCAGATTTTGAGAAGAATAGGATACGAAGTCGTAACAGTTGGTGGGAAAGCAGACGTAGAAGCGGGGATGGAAATAACTGGTGCTTACAATCTGAATTTTTGCGGAAGACTCTCTCTTCTTGAATCCATGGCTGTTATTAAAAAAGCAAATTTCGTAATATCAAACGACTCCTCTGCTGTTCATATGGCAAGAGCAGTAAAGACAAAAGTAGCAGTTATTTACGGTGCAACGCACCCCTGCTTCGGGTTTGCACCACTTGAATCAGAAGGCACGGTTATAAAAAAAGAACTTCCGTGTAACCCCTGCTCTATCCACGGAAAGGTGAGATGTGAACATCTAAAATGTCTTGACATTTCTCCGAAAGAAGTTGTCACAAAAGCTCTCCAAATGACGTCGCAATAA
- the rd gene encoding rubredoxin, translated as MATKWRCTVCGYIYDPENGDPENNVSPGTPFEAIPDEWVCPICGASKDKFEPLEEE; from the coding sequence ATGGCTACAAAATGGAGATGTACCGTTTGCGGTTACATTTATGATCCTGAAAACGGTGACCCTGAAAACAATGTCTCTCCAGGAACACCGTTTGAAGCAATTCCAGATGAATGGGTATGTCCGATATGCGGTGCGTCAAAAGACAAGTTTGAGCCGTTAGAGGAAGAATGA
- a CDS encoding DUF475 domain-containing protein, with amino-acid sequence MDKFKKLLVEFGVIFVISWIIEFAYMGIKGVLEGTLLSFLEVSLSFDNAVMNALVLTTMTPKWRKRFITWGILTAVFGMRFLFPVLIVSVTSGLSFKETIGIAFKHPSVYAEHLEHAEPLILAFGGSFLLMVFINWLFDAGKNLHWIRFFEEGASKIARLGEIKLILALAIVFVIGLLKQQENITLAMILGILLFELVHFIKNAIEYFKEKNYFSGDSGWASFLYLELLDASCSLDGTVGAFAISQNLIIITLGLSVGAFILRSLTVYFVDTGKLQHLPYLEHGAHWGIGGLGIMMLLELFFSIPEAVISLTALVFILSSLYSSLRRSGQLL; translated from the coding sequence ATGGATAAGTTTAAAAAGTTGCTTGTAGAGTTTGGAGTTATCTTTGTTATAAGCTGGATCATCGAGTTTGCATATATGGGGATAAAAGGGGTTCTGGAAGGGACTTTGCTTTCTTTTCTTGAAGTTTCACTATCTTTTGATAATGCTGTTATGAATGCCCTTGTATTGACAACCATGACGCCCAAGTGGCGTAAAAGATTTATTACGTGGGGGATACTTACGGCAGTATTCGGTATGAGGTTTTTGTTTCCTGTTTTAATTGTTTCGGTTACTTCCGGACTTTCTTTCAAAGAAACGATAGGTATTGCGTTTAAACATCCTTCTGTTTATGCGGAACATCTTGAACATGCTGAACCGCTGATACTTGCCTTTGGTGGTTCTTTTCTCCTTATGGTTTTTATAAACTGGTTGTTTGATGCGGGGAAAAATCTTCACTGGATAAGATTTTTTGAGGAAGGTGCTTCAAAAATCGCCAGGTTAGGAGAAATAAAACTTATTCTGGCTCTTGCAATTGTCTTTGTTATAGGGTTGCTTAAACAGCAGGAAAACATTACCCTTGCCATGATATTGGGTATTCTACTTTTTGAGTTAGTCCACTTTATAAAAAATGCGATTGAGTATTTTAAAGAGAAAAACTATTTTTCTGGTGACAGCGGTTGGGCCAGTTTTCTCTACCTGGAGCTTTTAGATGCTTCCTGTTCACTTGATGGGACGGTTGGTGCATTTGCTATAAGCCAGAATCTTATAATTATAACTCTCGGCCTTTCTGTTGGTGCTTTTATTTTACGTTCTCTTACAGTTTATTTTGTGGATACTGGTAAATTGCAGCATCTACCTTACCTTGAGCATGGGGCACATTGGGGAATTGGTGGTTTGGGAATAATGATGCTACTTGAACTTTTCTTTTCCATTCCTGAAGCCGTTATCAGTCTGACGGCACTGGTGTTTATCCTTTCGTCCCTTTATTCTTCTCTTAGAAGGAGTGGTCAACTGCTATAA
- a CDS encoding methyl-accepting chemotaxis protein, with amino-acid sequence MGFLKKLGMEKVSRQILVVVFIPILAAVVVLGRQAREVYRKIYTPARIMEKHFPLVEAVAKLAHDLAVERGLSTTFVTQSRDKSSPVYTKLLAQREKVDKDIADFRYVVSHYLSPDDIHDISTAELKRLRQEIDNGNVSNIDILTSYTEYIDGVMNNIHKLAEKELKDTVFERDLVAFNLFLKYKDTFGVERALASSITSYVNSHGTNATVPKALLAFFNTVNDNENVLRDVVNTLAFNELKSRFRAVESTSECGKVKEIKEIINGERYQELAAYKPLQVFQIYTDFLKVLKKFQDEYLGLLKKRTFEFTLEAKKEMIVSSSLVVGLLLVLIFVGVLRRKIVNSTGEIKEILETINRGNLRVSLDDVSGNDEFAEMKRLINGLIGTFKSVISEVDKVSEKISKGKFDISMSKNVFKGDLKVLEKNLQKIVETLKAFMSEMNHVTESLSEGRLDVNVNEKAFEGKYKEIVHGLSEIVDNFKKVVDVVNKMAEDLAEARFKTYDETLLPGELRAIIRNINLASCDIKKAMDMLASIMEQADIQQEIDVEAFKGDLRKVGEAANTFALTMRNIIREINRFVNELESGNLSIKLDDSKFPESLKTLRDALVGIQNTFLTIKDSLLLATRKLASGNLMVRMNENELKGDLKEIAISFNKGIESFGKSIGLSIDTLKNAVSLLESKVDSLSDVMKKILYQTDKTNMISKSIEKTSKDIEALAGEVLELNSLSSKNLQIVDEAEDIIDEIKKLLDERTKELGSIVEIIFQIATQTNLLALNAAIEAARAGEAGRGFAVVADEVRKLAQKVVSATDQIKATVSNINKDIKEKVIDNVSRAFENIKESMEELEKIVVKVSEEAKSESESIEEVAKTVKEVAEIATRNVDDLKEVVEDISRVSEKIKELEEELNRFKV; translated from the coding sequence ATGGGCTTTCTTAAAAAACTTGGTATGGAAAAGGTGAGCAGGCAGATCCTTGTTGTTGTTTTTATTCCAATACTTGCGGCTGTTGTGGTTCTTGGCAGACAGGCAAGAGAGGTTTACAGAAAGATTTATACTCCTGCTAGAATAATGGAAAAACATTTTCCGCTGGTTGAAGCAGTTGCGAAGCTTGCCCATGATCTTGCTGTTGAAAGAGGTTTGTCAACAACTTTTGTTACTCAAAGTAGAGATAAATCCTCTCCTGTCTATACAAAGCTTTTAGCTCAACGGGAAAAGGTGGATAAAGATATTGCTGATTTTCGCTATGTTGTTTCTCATTATCTTTCTCCTGATGATATTCATGATATTTCCACAGCGGAACTTAAGAGATTGAGACAGGAAATTGATAACGGCAATGTTTCAAATATTGATATCTTGACAAGCTATACCGAATATATCGATGGTGTAATGAACAATATTCACAAGCTGGCGGAAAAGGAATTAAAAGATACAGTTTTTGAAAGAGATCTTGTAGCTTTTAATCTTTTTCTGAAATATAAAGATACGTTTGGTGTTGAGAGGGCTCTTGCCTCAAGTATTACTTCTTATGTGAATTCTCATGGGACTAATGCTACTGTTCCTAAAGCTTTACTGGCATTTTTCAATACTGTTAATGATAACGAAAATGTTTTGAGGGATGTGGTTAACACTCTTGCGTTTAATGAGTTGAAGAGTCGCTTTCGTGCTGTTGAATCTACTTCTGAATGTGGAAAGGTGAAAGAAATAAAAGAGATAATAAATGGAGAAAGATATCAGGAGCTTGCTGCTTATAAACCTTTGCAGGTATTTCAGATTTATACCGATTTTCTGAAGGTTTTGAAAAAGTTTCAGGATGAATATTTAGGTCTTTTAAAAAAGAGGACGTTTGAATTTACTTTGGAAGCCAAAAAGGAAATGATTGTTTCTTCCTCTCTTGTTGTAGGTCTTCTCCTTGTCTTGATATTTGTCGGCGTTTTGAGAAGAAAGATAGTTAATTCAACAGGTGAAATAAAGGAGATACTTGAAACGATTAACAGGGGAAATTTGAGAGTGTCTCTTGATGATGTTTCCGGGAATGATGAATTTGCCGAGATGAAACGGTTGATTAACGGTTTGATAGGAACTTTTAAAAGTGTTATTTCTGAAGTTGATAAAGTTTCCGAGAAGATTTCAAAAGGTAAATTTGATATTTCAATGAGTAAAAATGTTTTTAAGGGAGATTTAAAAGTACTTGAAAAGAATCTTCAGAAAATAGTTGAAACATTGAAAGCTTTTATGTCTGAAATGAACCATGTTACAGAAAGCCTTTCTGAGGGAAGATTGGATGTTAATGTTAATGAAAAAGCGTTTGAAGGTAAATATAAAGAGATTGTTCACGGGCTTTCAGAGATAGTGGATAACTTTAAAAAGGTTGTTGATGTTGTGAATAAGATGGCTGAAGATCTTGCAGAAGCAAGGTTTAAAACCTATGATGAAACGCTTCTTCCGGGGGAATTGAGAGCAATTATAAGGAATATCAATCTTGCTTCTTGCGATATTAAAAAAGCCATGGATATGCTTGCATCTATTATGGAACAGGCTGACATACAGCAGGAGATAGATGTTGAAGCGTTTAAAGGTGATTTGAGGAAGGTTGGAGAGGCGGCTAATACATTTGCTCTTACTATGAGAAATATTATCAGAGAGATAAACAGGTTTGTTAACGAGCTTGAGAGCGGTAATTTAAGTATTAAACTTGATGATTCTAAATTTCCAGAGTCTCTAAAGACATTAAGAGATGCTCTTGTCGGTATTCAAAATACATTCTTGACCATAAAGGATTCTCTTTTACTTGCTACCCGTAAGCTTGCAAGCGGTAATCTTATGGTCAGAATGAACGAGAACGAACTGAAAGGAGATCTTAAAGAGATAGCTATTTCGTTTAACAAGGGGATAGAATCTTTTGGTAAATCTATAGGGCTTTCCATTGATACGCTTAAAAATGCTGTTTCTCTCCTTGAAAGTAAGGTTGACAGTCTTTCTGATGTTATGAAAAAGATTCTTTATCAAACAGATAAAACCAATATGATTTCTAAGTCCATAGAGAAGACATCTAAAGATATAGAAGCACTTGCAGGAGAGGTTCTTGAGCTTAATTCATTGTCTTCTAAGAATCTTCAGATTGTTGATGAAGCTGAAGATATTATTGATGAGATTAAAAAGCTTCTTGATGAGAGGACGAAAGAGCTTGGCTCTATTGTTGAGATTATCTTCCAGATAGCAACTCAGACTAACCTTCTTGCTCTTAATGCTGCCATTGAAGCTGCAAGAGCAGGTGAAGCAGGTAGGGGATTTGCAGTTGTTGCCGATGAGGTTAGGAAGTTGGCGCAGAAGGTTGTTTCAGCTACGGATCAGATAAAGGCAACGGTCTCTAACATAAACAAAGACATAAAAGAGAAGGTTATAGATAACGTCTCAAGGGCATTTGAGAATATAAAAGAGTCAATGGAGGAGCTGGAGAAGATAGTTGTTAAAGTTTCGGAAGAAGCAAAATCCGAGTCAGAGTCAATAGAAGAAGTTGCTAAAACTGTTAAAGAGGTTGCAGAGATAGCAACCAGAAACGTAGATGACCTTAAAGAGGTAGTTGAAGATATCAGCAGAGTTTCTGAGAAGATTAAAGAGCTTGAAGAAGAGTTAAACAGATTCAAAGTATAG
- a CDS encoding KH domain-containing protein, whose protein sequence is MSAVKELVECIVKKLVDNPDAVNVVETEGERTVIIELKVDPKDLGKVIGKQGRTAKAIRTLISSVAAKSGKRAVLEIIE, encoded by the coding sequence ATGTCCGCAGTAAAAGAGTTAGTTGAATGCATCGTAAAAAAATTAGTTGACAACCCGGACGCCGTAAACGTAGTGGAAACAGAAGGAGAAAGAACTGTAATTATTGAACTGAAGGTTGACCCAAAAGACCTTGGAAAAGTAATCGGTAAACAGGGAAGAACAGCAAAAGCAATAAGGACATTAATCTCTTCAGTTGCTGCAAAGAGCGGTAAGAGAGCAGTCCTTGAAATAATAGAATAA
- the rpsP gene encoding 30S ribosomal protein S16: MVKIRLKKMGRKKLPIYKIVVAEGMSKRDGKAVDILGTYNPKSKELQIDIEKAKEWIAKGAQPTERVAALLKQAIQ; the protein is encoded by the coding sequence TTGGTAAAGATAAGACTCAAGAAGATGGGAAGAAAAAAGCTTCCAATCTATAAAATTGTTGTTGCCGAGGGTATGTCAAAAAGAGACGGCAAAGCTGTTGACATTCTCGGAACTTATAATCCTAAATCAAAAGAACTTCAAATTGATATTGAAAAAGCAAAAGAATGGATTGCTAAAGGGGCTCAGCCAACTGAGAGAGTTGCTGCACTTCTCAAGCAAGCTATCCAGTAA
- the ffh gene encoding signal recognition particle protein → MFDALAEKIQSAIGKIAKKGRIDEETLNKGLREIKLALLEADVNYKVVSDFIKDIKEKALGAKVTKGVTAVQQLVKIVHDELVKTLGEKAEPLNLKSKPSVILLIGLQGSGKTTTSAKLAKLLKKQGKKVLLTSVDIYRPAAMLQLKKLGEQISVPVFLEENEKDAAKIAEDALKKAKKEGYDVLIVDTAGRLHIDEEMLKEAKEIKERIHPDEVLFVSDAMTGQEAVNIAKAFDENVGMTGIVLTKLDSDARGGVALSVKGVTGKPIKFAGVGEKIDDFEPFYPDRVASRILGMGDVVSLVEKAQEVIDEEEALSMQEKLLSGEFTLEDFKKQLEMIQRMGPIKQLIKMIPGLSSQKMLKQLDKAIDDKKLKRIEAIINSMTPEERRNHAIINASRKRRIARGSGTSVKDVDALLKQFAQAKMMMKQMKKMQKKMAKKGGKFPFPFM, encoded by the coding sequence ATGTTTGACGCACTTGCGGAAAAGATACAGTCTGCAATTGGCAAAATAGCGAAAAAGGGGAGAATTGACGAGGAAACTCTAAATAAAGGACTGAGAGAGATAAAACTTGCGCTCCTTGAAGCAGATGTAAACTACAAGGTTGTATCTGACTTCATAAAGGATATAAAAGAAAAGGCTTTAGGCGCAAAGGTAACAAAAGGTGTAACTGCCGTTCAGCAGCTTGTTAAAATAGTTCACGACGAACTTGTAAAAACATTGGGTGAAAAAGCAGAACCTCTAAACTTAAAAAGCAAGCCTTCGGTAATCCTTCTTATAGGACTTCAGGGTTCAGGTAAAACCACAACATCTGCAAAACTTGCAAAACTGCTGAAAAAACAGGGCAAAAAGGTTCTCCTAACCTCTGTTGACATTTACAGACCGGCAGCCATGCTTCAGCTTAAAAAATTGGGTGAACAGATAAGTGTTCCTGTATTTCTTGAAGAGAACGAAAAAGATGCTGCAAAGATCGCGGAAGACGCTCTCAAAAAGGCAAAGAAAGAAGGATACGACGTTCTAATAGTTGACACGGCAGGAAGACTTCACATAGACGAAGAGATGCTAAAGGAGGCAAAAGAGATAAAAGAAAGAATCCATCCCGACGAAGTTCTCTTTGTCTCTGATGCCATGACAGGACAGGAAGCGGTAAACATAGCAAAAGCTTTTGATGAAAATGTCGGCATGACAGGTATCGTTCTTACAAAGCTTGATTCAGACGCACGGGGTGGTGTTGCACTTTCTGTAAAAGGTGTAACAGGCAAACCGATAAAATTTGCAGGTGTCGGCGAAAAAATAGACGATTTCGAACCGTTTTATCCCGACAGGGTAGCATCAAGAATCCTGGGCATGGGTGACGTTGTAAGCCTTGTCGAAAAGGCACAGGAAGTGATAGACGAAGAAGAAGCCCTATCCATGCAGGAAAAGCTCCTATCAGGAGAGTTTACACTTGAAGACTTTAAAAAACAGCTTGAAATGATACAGAGAATGGGACCTATAAAACAGCTTATAAAGATGATCCCGGGGCTTTCCAGCCAGAAAATGCTCAAGCAGCTTGACAAGGCAATAGACGACAAAAAGCTCAAAAGGATAGAAGCGATAATCAACTCAATGACACCAGAAGAGAGGCGAAACCATGCAATTATAAACGCCAGCAGAAAAAGAAGAATAGCGAGAGGAAGCGGCACAAGTGTAAAAGATGTTGATGCTCTTCTTAAACAATTTGCCCAGGCAAAAATGATGATGAAACAGATGAAAAAGATGCAGAAAAAGATGGCAAAAAAAGGTGGAAAATTCCCCTTCCCATTTATGTAA
- a CDS encoding MBL fold metallo-hydrolase, whose amino-acid sequence MTEKIVILYDNRAFKELTPDWGFSAFIEGETNILFDTGAKPEILERNAEALSINLSDIDGIFISHNHWDHTGGLKTVMKKVYHVDIFVPESDAEFFEEKVGERGIVIPVDDPTVIAPGIFSTGMMPTGMRDPAFEHSLVAKTEKGSILVTGCSHPGIEKIAEEAVRLAERKLFMIIGGFHMYKKEDTSIKKTAEKLLDLTEFVAPCHCTGDNGIEVFKEVFKDRFIDCRAGTEIAF is encoded by the coding sequence ATGACAGAGAAAATCGTTATCTTATACGACAACAGAGCTTTTAAAGAACTAACTCCAGACTGGGGATTTTCCGCCTTTATAGAGGGAGAAACCAACATCCTTTTTGATACCGGTGCGAAACCGGAAATACTTGAGAGAAACGCTGAAGCCCTTTCTATAAACCTTTCAGACATTGACGGTATATTCATTTCGCACAACCACTGGGACCACACCGGAGGACTTAAAACCGTTATGAAAAAGGTTTATCATGTTGACATTTTTGTTCCGGAAAGCGACGCAGAATTTTTCGAGGAAAAAGTGGGAGAAAGAGGAATCGTAATTCCGGTTGATGATCCAACAGTAATAGCTCCCGGAATTTTCTCAACAGGAATGATGCCCACCGGTATGAGAGACCCTGCCTTCGAACACTCTCTGGTAGCAAAAACGGAAAAAGGAAGCATTCTGGTAACAGGATGCTCCCATCCTGGAATAGAAAAAATAGCAGAAGAAGCTGTAAGACTTGCCGAGAGAAAACTATTCATGATAATAGGCGGATTCCACATGTATAAAAAAGAAGACACAAGCATTAAGAAAACAGCCGAAAAACTTTTAGACCTGACAGAATTTGTTGCACCCTGCCACTGTACCGGAGATAACGGAATAGAGGTTTTCAAAGAAGTATTTAAGGATAGATTTATTGATTGCAGGGCGGGGACTGAAATCGCTTTTTAA